A stretch of the Elephas maximus indicus isolate mEleMax1 chromosome 3, mEleMax1 primary haplotype, whole genome shotgun sequence genome encodes the following:
- the HES2 gene encoding transcription factor HES-2 — MGLPRRAVDAAELRKSLKPLLEKRRRARINESLSQLKGLILPLLGRESSRYSKLEKADILEMTVRFLQELPASPCPAAAPTPSDSYREGYSACLARLSLVLPACRVLEPAVSARLLEHLWRTAGATPDGGRAADSGCSPLQTRRPASPGPSQPAPPRGPGLWRPW; from the exons ATGGGGCTGCCCAGAAGAGCTGTGGATGCGGCGGAGCTGCGAAAG AGCCTGAAGCCGCTGCTGGAGAAGCGCCGCCGCGCGCGCATCAACGAGAGCCTGAGCCAGCTCAAGGGGCTCATCCTGCCGCTGCTGGGTAGAGAG AGCTCCCGCTACTCGAAGCTGGAGAAGGCGGACATCCTGGAAATGACCGTGCGCTTCCTGCAAGAGCTTCCCGCGTCCCCCTGCCCGGCGGCCGCGCCCA CGCCCTCTGACAGCTACCGCGAAGGCTACAGCGCCTGCCTTGCGCGCCTGTCCCTTGTGCTGCCTGCCTGCCGCGTCCTGGAACCCGCCGTGAGCGCGCGCCTACTGGAGCACCTGTGGAGGACGGCTGGCGCCACACCGGACGGCGGGCGCGCGGCAGACTCTGGCTGTTCACCCTTGCAGACCCGGAGGCCCGCGTCCCCCGGGCCCTCGCAGCCAGCGCCTCCCCGTGGCCCTGGCCTCTGGCGGCCGTGGTAG